In Pseudomonadota bacterium, a genomic segment contains:
- a CDS encoding NAD(P)H-binding protein, which produces MKRLRSLFWGALGLLSWAIMAGPATVAAAESASVLVFGGTGRLGSEVVKALLEDNHRVMVFARPSSARERLEGLPVSFVVGDVLDSGQVTQRVAEASPDVIVDALGRGDAPVSFYADSARNIAQAAAAAGVQQLILHGSVGAGDSAEAYPSGQLSRMQKLFEAKTAGENAVRDSGVPFTIIRHLRLLRHGAGPSDGLELVADETVGGTVSRADLGAVTRQCVLQERCYNQILHARSDR; this is translated from the coding sequence ATGAAAAGACTCAGATCACTATTTTGGGGAGCCTTGGGCCTCCTGTCCTGGGCCATTATGGCTGGTCCCGCGACAGTTGCGGCCGCGGAGTCAGCCTCGGTGCTGGTTTTCGGCGGAACCGGGCGGCTCGGGTCAGAAGTGGTTAAAGCGCTGCTCGAAGACAATCATCGTGTCATGGTGTTTGCCCGGCCGAGCTCCGCCAGGGAGCGGCTCGAGGGGCTTCCCGTCAGTTTCGTGGTCGGGGACGTGCTGGACTCGGGCCAGGTCACGCAGCGGGTTGCGGAAGCGTCGCCTGACGTGATTGTCGACGCGCTCGGACGAGGAGATGCTCCCGTGTCGTTCTATGCTGACAGCGCGCGAAACATCGCGCAGGCAGCGGCAGCCGCCGGGGTGCAACAGCTCATTCTGCATGGCTCGGTGGGTGCCGGCGACAGCGCTGAAGCGTATCCCAGCGGGCAGCTAAGCCGAATGCAGAAGCTGTTCGAAGCCAAGACCGCCGGCGAAAACGCGGTTAGAGACAGCGGGGTACCGTTCACGATTATCCGTCACCTGCGGCTGCTTCGGCACGGCGCCGGCCCGAGCGATGGCCTCGAGCTGGTTGCTGACGAGACTGTCGGAGGTACGGTCAGCCGCGCGGATCTTGGCGCGGTCACGCGGCAGTGTGTGCTTCAGGAGCGCTGCTACAACCAGATCCTGCACGCGAGGTCTGATCGCTAG
- a CDS encoding 4-hydroxyphenylacetate 3-hydroxylase N-terminal domain-containing protein has protein sequence MLMTAADYRESLRRYSPRVYCQGERVTSVADDPRLAPGIAAVGVTYDLAHCTDAQALMLAKQNTSGKTVNRMLHVNRHSEDLLAKLEAVRLVCRESGCAQRYLTHDALNALYQATWAMDEQANSEEGHHQRFLEYLHQVQDEDLTLGVAMTDGKGDRRLHPHAQSTPDSYVRVVERRADGIVISGVKAIITGGPYMHELLVMPCRTMAEADADYALCCAVPVDAEGLTLVTRPAGRPGEAAAKFSAKFGQSTAVAFFDKVFVPDAKVFLDGHWQHTEKLVTAYAAHHRHSCIGARAGFGDLLIGAGVLMAEANGLDPSRVQHIREDLVELIKIVEGFFACGVASSVYGIEDPAGSWQPEPVYANVGKLLLATQIYDMQRLAHDVSGGLVVALPGPEEDHNPAVAGDLDTLLRGRPDVPYTQRMDVARMIQDLTASDTGGWYSVISLHGGGSPQAMKREIYRNYPLEERQQLVERLLDRGVAAKANSGALKRGKQPGQCCPTGCRASTEK, from the coding sequence ATGCTGATGACCGCCGCCGACTACCGAGAGAGCCTGCGCCGCTATTCGCCCAGGGTCTACTGCCAGGGTGAGCGGGTGACGAGCGTCGCTGACGATCCCCGGTTGGCCCCCGGCATTGCCGCCGTGGGCGTGACGTATGACCTCGCGCACTGCACCGACGCCCAGGCGCTGATGCTGGCCAAACAGAACACCAGCGGCAAAACCGTCAATCGCATGCTTCACGTCAATCGCCACAGTGAGGATCTCCTGGCCAAGCTTGAGGCCGTGCGGCTGGTCTGTCGGGAGAGCGGCTGCGCGCAGCGCTATCTGACCCATGACGCGCTCAACGCCCTCTACCAGGCCACCTGGGCGATGGATGAGCAGGCCAACAGCGAGGAAGGCCACCACCAGCGATTTCTTGAATATCTGCACCAGGTGCAGGATGAAGACCTAACGCTGGGCGTGGCGATGACGGACGGCAAAGGCGATCGACGGCTCCATCCTCATGCGCAAAGCACGCCGGACAGCTATGTCCGGGTCGTAGAACGCCGCGCGGACGGGATCGTGATTTCCGGCGTCAAGGCGATCATTACGGGCGGGCCTTATATGCACGAACTGCTCGTCATGCCCTGCCGCACGATGGCCGAGGCTGACGCGGACTACGCCCTGTGCTGCGCGGTGCCTGTGGATGCAGAGGGTCTGACTTTGGTGACCCGACCCGCGGGACGGCCCGGTGAGGCGGCCGCCAAATTCAGCGCCAAATTCGGCCAGTCGACCGCCGTGGCATTTTTCGACAAGGTGTTTGTGCCCGATGCCAAAGTCTTTCTCGACGGACATTGGCAACACACCGAGAAGCTTGTCACGGCCTACGCTGCCCACCATCGACACAGCTGCATCGGCGCCCGCGCCGGCTTCGGCGACCTGCTGATCGGCGCCGGTGTGCTGATGGCGGAGGCCAACGGTCTCGACCCGTCCCGGGTGCAGCATATCCGGGAAGATCTGGTTGAGCTCATCAAGATTGTCGAAGGGTTTTTCGCCTGCGGGGTGGCGTCATCGGTCTACGGTATCGAAGATCCGGCAGGCAGCTGGCAGCCCGAACCGGTTTACGCCAACGTCGGCAAACTCCTTCTGGCGACGCAGATTTACGACATGCAGCGGCTCGCCCACGACGTTTCAGGCGGCCTGGTGGTCGCCCTGCCGGGACCGGAAGAGGACCACAACCCTGCGGTGGCCGGAGATCTGGATACGCTGCTGCGGGGGAGGCCCGATGTGCCCTACACGCAGCGGATGGACGTTGCGCGGATGATCCAGGACCTGACGGCTTCCGATACCGGCGGATGGTATTCGGTGATCAGTCTGCACGGCGGCGGTTCGCCACAGGCCATGAAGCGTGAGATCTACCGCAACTACCCGCTGGAAGAACGCCAGCAGCTCGTCGAGCGGCTGCTCGATCGCGGCGTCGCCGCAAAAGCCAACAGCGGCGCGCTCAAGCGGGGGAAACAGCCGGGACAGTGCTGCCCCACCGGCTGCCGCGCCAGCACCGAAAAATAG
- a CDS encoding MmgE/PrpD family protein translates to MSAVLKPAESSTAATVADRLADFALTFNLAGVPDDVVQHARLCILDACGIALASGTFDFASAAANGIQALADSEGDYPVIGHKQTLPLRDAVLLNGILVHGLDYDDTHAGSVVHCTASAWPLALGAGLRARASGARALAAYVLAVECDARIGKLAEGRFQQRGHHPTGLVGTFGATIAAGYLSGLDAEQLARAQGVALSMAAGNLEFLSAGDWTKRMHPGWAGVCGLTAASLAGAGFLGPTTAYEGRHSLFNLHLGEHHGVDPEQILSELGQAWELLDVAFKPYPACHFNHAFADCALALRDEHNLDPNQIDSVTALIHPKQVNVVCEPEAAKRRPASSYEAQFSIHYLIAACLLQGRFTLEELSAEAYEDPHILTLADRVGYRDDPDSTYPKQYCGALEIRLKDGRLLQHRQPVNRGARENPITADEVIEKFMANATRAISAAQAEEIRELVLRLDELPSLEPLAQALRIR, encoded by the coding sequence ATGAGCGCCGTTCTCAAACCCGCAGAATCGTCCACGGCAGCCACCGTCGCGGACCGTCTCGCCGACTTTGCCCTGACCTTCAACCTTGCCGGCGTGCCGGACGACGTCGTGCAGCATGCTCGTCTGTGCATCCTGGACGCCTGCGGTATCGCGCTGGCATCCGGTACTTTTGATTTCGCCAGCGCCGCCGCTAACGGCATTCAGGCGCTGGCGGACAGCGAAGGCGATTACCCGGTTATCGGCCATAAACAGACGCTGCCGCTGCGCGACGCGGTGCTGCTCAACGGCATCCTGGTCCACGGCCTGGATTATGACGACACCCATGCGGGCAGCGTGGTGCACTGCACGGCCAGCGCCTGGCCTCTGGCGCTGGGAGCTGGCTTGAGGGCGCGGGCAAGCGGCGCGCGTGCACTGGCAGCCTACGTGCTGGCGGTGGAGTGCGACGCCCGGATCGGCAAGCTCGCTGAAGGACGATTTCAGCAGCGAGGCCACCACCCTACCGGCCTTGTGGGTACTTTTGGCGCCACCATCGCCGCCGGTTACCTCAGCGGGCTCGACGCTGAGCAGCTCGCCCGCGCCCAGGGCGTGGCGCTCAGCATGGCGGCCGGCAACCTGGAGTTTCTCAGCGCCGGCGACTGGACCAAGCGCATGCATCCCGGCTGGGCCGGCGTCTGTGGCCTGACCGCGGCAAGCCTCGCGGGTGCCGGCTTTCTCGGCCCAACCACGGCGTACGAGGGCAGGCATTCGCTGTTTAACCTGCACCTGGGTGAGCACCACGGCGTAGACCCCGAGCAAATCCTCTCGGAGCTGGGGCAAGCGTGGGAACTGCTGGACGTGGCCTTCAAACCCTATCCGGCCTGTCACTTCAACCATGCGTTCGCCGATTGTGCCCTGGCCTTGCGTGACGAGCACAACCTTGATCCCAACCAAATCGACTCGGTGACCGCGCTCATCCACCCGAAGCAGGTCAACGTAGTCTGCGAGCCGGAGGCGGCCAAGCGGCGTCCCGCCAGCTCGTACGAGGCTCAGTTCAGCATCCACTACCTGATTGCCGCGTGCCTGTTGCAGGGCCGCTTTACGCTCGAGGAGCTCTCGGCGGAGGCGTATGAGGATCCGCACATACTCACCCTCGCCGACCGTGTGGGCTATCGCGATGACCCGGATTCAACCTACCCCAAACAATACTGCGGTGCGCTGGAGATCCGGCTGAAGGACGGGCGTCTGCTGCAGCACCGTCAACCGGTGAATCGCGGCGCCCGCGAAAATCCGATTACGGCGGACGAGGTCATCGAGAAGTTTATGGCCAACGCAACGCGCGCGATCAGCGCCGCCCAGGCGGAAGAGATCCGCGAGCTCGTGCTGCGCCTGGACGAGCTCCCTTCGCTGGAGCCGCTGGCGCAGGCCCTGAGGATCCGCTGA